GTGGCGCTGCAGGTACGGGATGAAGCGCCGGTCGCCGATGACCTTGGCCATTTCCTCCTCTAGCAGCTCGCACCGCTTCCGAGTATCGCCGACGCTTGAGTGGACAGAGAGAGCAGGAAAGTTCTTTGGAAGGCCGTAGAGATCGAATAGCGTGGTAATGCGAACCTCCGGCCGGCCGTCGCAACAAAGGCGCCGGAGGTCAGCTCTCCACTTGCCCCAGTCGCCGCCGCCTCGGTGCTTGCGTCCGTCGCGCTCCCGCTTCGTGGAAACTACAATAGGCGTCGCGTAGACCTTCACGCGTGCAAGGTGGGGAGCGAGCACACTCTTGACGAAGGCTAGCTCGGTTTGCCCCTCGAGCACGACATAGACGGGCGTCATGGGCGCCCTCCCAGCAGGTTCTTGTCGTACAGCTCGGATAGACAGTAGTCCTCGAGCCACGCTTCGAGAGCTTTGGGATCGAGACGCTTGAAGTGGCTCGCCCCATCTTGGCGTTCGACCACCACCACGTCCGCTGGCTCGAACTCGTCGAGGAGCGCGGGCGACTGGGTCGACAGCAAAACCTGGCAGCGCGACGAGATCGCCCGGACGAGGGAGGCGACGAGAGAGAGAGCCGCTGGATGCAACCCCAGCTCGGGCTCGTCGATAGTGATGAACTGGGGCAGCGTTGCAGATGGCTGCCCGAGGGCCGCGATCAGGGCGATGGCACGCAAGGTACCGTCCGAAAGATCATGGACATCGAAACGATGGTCGCGCTCATCGACCCAGTAGAGGCGCACGGCTGAATCTGGCCCATCGGGATCAACCAGGTCTGGCTCGAGCGCCTTGATGAACGGCGCGACTCTTCTCACCAGCCCTTCGATAAGATTCCAGGCCGGACGCACATCTTGGCTATCGTTTGTGCGCAAGCGGTACAAGAATGCTGCGAGGTTGGAGCCGTCTGACCGGAGATAGCGGTCTTGCGATTGACGGGCGTTCTGACGCAGCGGCGAAGTCGGCGATGTGTCGTGGAAGTGAAAGAAGCCGATGCGCGACAGAAGACCGTTGACCA
This DNA window, taken from Pseudomonadota bacterium, encodes the following:
- a CDS encoding DUF4276 family protein; amino-acid sequence: MTPVYVVLEGQTELAFVKSVLAPHLARVKVYATPIVVSTKRERDGRKHRGGGDWGKWRADLRRLCCDGRPEVRITTLFDLYGLPKNFPALSVHSSVGDTRKRCELLEEEMAKVIGDRRFIPYLQRHEFEALVLAGLSVLDSILQDPADRAGLLKLRTDIGSLDPEDVNDGNETAPSKRLERFIPSYNPGDRTKGEGKPFYGELVTIETGLSTLRAKCPRFNAWIAKLETLAEAQP
- a CDS encoding AAA family ATPase; translated protein: MKSQLTQIRIAGFRSLRDVTLELTPLTLLIGPNGSGKSNLLTALRMVPLMRTQSLRRLVGEQGGASALLHYGANTTREIELELRFAVDKGEDTYGARLGYAAGDALIFLDETVFFHATDQPKPLRVSLGAGHAESLLDARAKEPNAAAERVVNGLLSRIGFFHFHDTSPTSPLRQNARQSQDRYLRSDGSNLAAFLYRLRTNDSQDVRPAWNLIEGLVRRVAPFIKALEPDLVDPDGPDSAVRLYWVDERDHRFDVHDLSDGTLRAIALIAALGQPSATLPQFITIDEPELGLHPAALSLVASLVRAISSRCQVLLSTQSPALLDEFEPADVVVVERQDGASHFKRLDPKALEAWLEDYCLSELYDKNLLGGRP